TTTTCAGCCGCTGGCCGAAATGGAGTGAGCTGTATATTTACTCGCACACCATCGAAAACATTGGGGGCGGGCGCAAGGTGGGTTACTGGACCAACACACTGGCTCCAAATGTGCGCTTCGATATGGTTATCAATCCCAAAATTGACATAACGTTCTGGCTGCATCATCTGAACGCTTTTTATGCAACTTCGAGCGGTACGGGCAAAACCCGCGGCGACGAGATACAATTATGGATCCGTTTCAAGCTGTCGAAACAGCTTACGGGGCATGTGTTGTTCGACTATTTCATTGCAGGCGACTTTTATGCGCCGCCGCAATCCGGCGCTTCCTTTATCCGCGGCGAGCTGATGTACACTCTGCAATAGCATCGGCAAGGAGGGTTATCATGAACTTGATTCTCTTATCGACCATCGTCATCATCTATCTTTTCATCGTTGGTTATCTGGCTTATATTGGTTATCGCCGGACGCAAAACGCGGCGGATTACATGGTTGCCGGCCGCTCGATTCACCCTTATGTGATGGCGCTGTCGTACGGCGCAACCTTTATCAGCACATCGGCCATCGTCGGATTCGGCGGCGCGGCAGCCGTTTACGGCATGGGATTGCTCTACTTGACCTTTCTTAATATTTTTATGGGAATTTTCGTCGCGTTTGTCTTTTTCGGCAAACGGACGCGCATCATGGGTCTCAATCTTAACGCCCATACATTTCCAGAATTCCTTGGCCTGCGCTTCCAATCCAAATCCCTGCAGGGTATGGCCGGGCTGCTCATTTTTATCGGCATGCCTCTCTATGCGGCGGTCGTATTGATGGGCGGCGCACAGTTCATTGCCCAAGTCCTGCAGGTCGACTATAATATCGCGCTCTTTTTCTTCACGGTCATCATCGCCGTTTATGTGGTGATGGGAGGATTAAAAGGCGTCATGTATACTGATGCTTTTCAAGGAACCCTGATGTTTCTCGGCATGTTTTTCCTTTTGGTCTTGACCTACAGCAAGCTCGGCGGCCTGGTGACGGCAAATCAGAAACTGACGGCGCTGGCTCCGGAGGCAATCAAGCTTTTCGGCGCCAAAGGGCATACCGGCTGGACCTCCTTTCCGACTTTCGGATCGGAATATTGGTGGACGCTCGTTTCTTCGCTGATCATGGGGGTCGGCATCGGCGTCCTGGCTCAGCCGCAGCTGGTCGTACGTTTCATGACCGTCAAATCCAATCGTGAGCTTAATCGTGCCGTGCTGGTCGGCGGTGTCTTTATTTTGATGATGACCGGCGTCGCTTTTGTCGTCGGCGCATTGACCAACGTCTATTTCTACGAGCATCCCGCTTTCGGCAAAGTTTCTTTTCTTGCAGCCGAAAAGGCGGTGGACAATATCATCCCTTTGTACATTAGTCACGCAATGCCGCAATGGTTTACGGCTCTATTCATGGTGACGCTGCTCTCTGCCGCCATGTCCACACTAAGCTCGCAGTTTCATGTCATGGGCACCGCCATCGGTCGCGACGTTTACGAAAAATGGGCCAACGGCAAGGGCAACACGCTTATCATCAACAAAACCGGAATTTTAATTTGTATCCTGCTCAGTCTGTTTTTGGCCTGGGGACTGCCTCTCTTTTTTGAAGGCGGCACAGCCATTATTGCCCGCGGCACCACTATTTTCTTCGGCTTGTGCGCCGCTGCATTTCTCCCGATGTTTGTCGGTGCTCTTTACAGCCGCAAAATCAAGCGGGCTGCCGCATTGGCATGTTTCTGGGTAGGTTTCTTGAGCAGCTTTTTTTGGCTGTTCTTTGTTCATACCAAAGTTTCACAACCGCTGCTTTTGTGCAAGGCGCTGTTCGGCGTCGATTCGCTGGCCATGGGCAGCAAATGGGCGGTCGTCGATCCGCTGTTCATCTCTCTGCCGCTTTCTACCCTGGCAACATTCATAGGACAGCTTTTCGGCAAGCCGATGCCGGAAGCGCATGTGCGCACCTGCTTTGATCAAATCAAATAATCCATCGAGTTATGAAAGGGATCATTATGTTGGGATTAGGAGATTTTTGGATTTCGCTGGTTTGGGTTCTGGTGATTCTCAGTACGCTTTTATGCGTTGTTTACGGGGCTCTCAATTGGAACAAAGAGAGCGAGGAAGACGCCAAAATTCTTGAAGAAGAAAAACGGTGGGAACGGGAAGAGAAACGCATTGAAGAGACGCTCTGATGCAAAAGGGCAACCGATTCAGGTTGCCCCTTTGGCTTTATCGGATGGCCCGGCGCAACTTGCCTTTCAACTCGTGAATTTTTTTTCTGGCCTTGGCCAACTTTTCCTTGTCCTTCTCGCGCAGCGCTTCATCGCGCATCTGCTTTGCCAAGCGAATTTCACGCTTGATGGCTGTTTTATCCAACCCGACCGCAACGTGATGCGCGTGCGCTTCGATACCCAAAACATGACACAATTTCGGCAACAAATGCTCTTTGTTCAACTGGGTATATCCCTGCAGCTCCGGATGGTCAAGCTTGGCAGCGATCTCGCGCAGTTCCGTTACCTTCATCTTGTGAAGCTGCTCATAGGTGTACTCCATAGAACCTCCTCTTCACTGGTTGAGGCTAAAAACATGGGCGGCGGCAAATCCTGTCACGCCGTTTCTTCTCAACTTTGCAGTAATTTAAAGACTTGACGGCTAAAATCAACGTTTTTCTTGCAGATTTTCCTTGTTGCAATTGGCCGCAGCTATACCTATAATGGCCTGAAAGGAAACGTTCAATCGATTTTTACTAAAAGGCTGTAAACTCGTGCGTATTCTTCTCCTCGTCAAGCGCTTTGATTTCGGCGGCGCGGAAAATCATGTCTGCGATCTGGCCAACGGTTTGGCGCAGGCGGGACACCACGTTTGGGTTGCCGGTCAACGCGGCAGGCAAGTATCGCATCTGAATTCAGTCGTTCAGTTTGTGGACCTGCCTCTATCCGACTGGACGCTGCTTTGGCGACTCTTCTTCTTCTGCCGATTCCTTCGTACCCAAAAGATAGATTTGATTCATGCGCATCAACGGCTGGCGATTCGGTTGGCAGGATTGGCCGGTATGCTGACGCATATTCCTGTAGTCGCAACCGTACACGGCCGCACGCGCCACGACTTGGGAAATTGGTTTTTCCGGCGGCTGCCGCAGCGGGTTATTTTTGTCAGCAAACAGGTGCTGAAGCGGGCGACCCGCTTTTCCTGTCTTGCCGAAAAGTCGGTCTATATTCCCAATGGGCTAAACAGCAACCGGCAGGGCACCTTTTGCAAAGATCGAATTCTGTACATCAGCCGCATCGACCGCAGGCACGGCAAGCTGTTGGCAATCATCATTCGCGACGTCATGCCCGCATTGCTCGTCGATCATCCGCAGCTTACGTTCGAAATTTTCGGCGACGGCAAAGGGTTATCGCTTCTCAAAAAGACAGCCGAAGAGTTGAACCGCCGCCTCGGCCGCCTTTTCGTCAGGCTTCACGGCTTTCAGCCGGAGCCGCAGATGATCCTGGAGGGCTCTTTGGTCATGGGGGTCGGCCGAGCGGCAATGAAGGGCTTGGCTTCCGGCCTGCCGGTGCTGTCGATCAATCGGAAACACCTTGGGCCTTTGATTACTTGTGCAAATTATCCCATATTGAAAGACAGCAATTTCGTCGACGTATCCGGCACCAAACCGACGCCGCGCACGCTCCTGCTGCGCCTGCGCGAAGCGTTATCCAAACTCGACAAGCTCGCCGAAGAGAGGATCCTGCTGCAGCAAAGCGTTCTGCAGGATTTCGATCCGGCGGCCGTCATCCGACGCACAGAACAGCTGTATCAGGAGGTCCTGGTGACAGCCTGCAGCGCCGTCACCCTTGGACGATGCCGAGCGGCGGACGTTCCTTCCATGCGCCGCGCGTAAAGTCGGGAAATTCAACCGGCCGGCTGCCGTTTGCCACCGAAAGCTCGGAAAGCGGAGCAACGGCGCTCCATGCTGCCGCGTCGTACACATCCATATCCGGCGGCTCGCCTTTCAGCAGACACTGAATCAAACGGTAATCCTCGATGTAATCCATGCCGCCGTGACCGGCGCCCCGCGCCTCTTCCGCTTTTGCGCTCCAAAGCGGGTGCTCGTATTGAGGATAATATTTTTCCAGATCTTCACATTCATCGAGCGGGATGATGTCTTCGATATAGATGCGGTTCGGCCACTTTTGCACGATGCCCCTTGTCCCCTGCACCATATTGATGCGGCTGTAAGGCCGCGGCGTCGAGGTATCATGAATGACGATGATGGTGCGGCCCAACTTGGTTTTTATGATCGAAGTATTGACATCGCCGAGGGCGTAGCTTTTCTTAGCCCACTCTGAATCCGGTCCGAATTTCTTGGCCGCGTACAAATTCAGGCCGCGCGACAGGCAGCTGACCGAAACCAAATAATCGAATTGGTCCCCGCGGTTGATGTTCATGCATTGCGCAACCGGCCCCAGGCCGTGCGTCGGGTACAAGTTGCCGTTGCGTTTGATGGAGTGAGCCGTCCGCCATAAAGCTTCGCCCTTGCTTTCGAAATCGAATTTAAGAGCGCGGAGATCGTGCAGATAACCGCATTCCGCATGCAGCAGCTCGCCGAGTACACCTTGGCGCACCATGTTAAGAATCATCATTTCTTCGCGATCGTAGCAGCAGTTTTCCATCATGATGCAGTAGCGTTGATTTTTTTCCGAAGCCTCGACTAATTGCCGGCACTCCTTCAGGGTGACGGCAGCCGGCACTTCAGTAGCAGCATGCTTGCCGTTTTTCATGGCTTCGAGACAGACGGGGACATGCCACTCCCAAGGAGTGGCGGTATAGACCAAATCGATGTCGTCCCGAGCGCAAAGGTTCTTGAAATCCCACTCTCCGTCGCTGTAGCCGTCCGGTTTGGGAAAGCCTGCGCTTTCCACAATCCGCTGTGCTCTTTCGACGCGTTCAGGAAAAAGATCGCAGACGGCGCGAATTTCCGCCCCGCGAATGCGCACCAGGTTGAGTACATGCGCCGTGCCCATGCCGCCCACACCGACAAAGCCGATGCGCACCTTGGGCAGCGGCGGCGCAGTAAAAAACTTGGGTTTTCCGGCCAAGGCGATGCCGGAAGGTATGAGTGAGGCAGCCGCCGCTACTCCCAAACCGGCGGCGCCGAAGCGCAGAAAATTGCGACGATCGAGCAATTCGTATCGATGCTCCATGACTCTTCTCCTCGTCTTTACTCTACCATTTCTTCGATTCGAACACCTTCGGCAATGCGGACAATGTACGCCCGTCCACCCTGTTCGGCCACTGCTTCGGCGACTTTTGGCGTATTTTCCGGCGCATAAGCGAACATGCAGCCGCCTCCGCCCGAGCCGTTGATTTTGCCGCCGTAAGCGCCCGCCTTTCGTGCAGCGTCAAGCATGCGATCGATTTTCGGCGTCGAAATGCGCAGACCATCGCGCAGCTGCTCATGATGCGCCGTCAGCATTTCTCCAAAGCGGCGATGATCGACTTCCGGCGTCGAAAGAAGACGATAGGCCTCCAGAGTCAACTCGCGATCGACGATCTGAGCCCGCAAAAGCTGCTGCTGTTCCGTTGAAAGCCGTGCCGCGTTGCGCTCAACATCCTCCAGAGTCACTTGGCCGGCGCTTTTTCCCAAAATACGCAGCGCATCCATTACCCCGCCTTTGACGCGAGCTAAAATGCCTTTGGTGTCCTTGGGCTCACGGGAGTCGCCGAGCACAAACGCTCCCAGTTTTGCAGGCAGCCGCTGCGGTGGAGTTTCGCTGCCGAAATCGATGAACAGTAGACCGCCGAATGCAGAGGCAAAGTGATCCATCTGACCGCCGGGCTCGCGAAATTCGACCACTTCGGCACGATGAGCAAGTCGGGCTATGGTCAACGGATCGCCCGCGCGGGGATCGCGCATCATCGCCAAAAGAAAAGCAGTCCATGCAACGACCAGCGCCGAAGAACTGGAGGTGCCCGAGTTGATCGGAATTCTGCCCCGTACCAGCGCCTCGACGCCGAAAGGCAACTCGGCACCCTCACGCTGGAGAATGTTCAGGGTGCTTTTAAAATAATCCCGCTCTTCAGTATAATGAAAGGGATAGATGAGATCAAAACATGCGTATTCGTTCAGGTCGGGAAGATGCAGGCGGATTTTCCTATCCGACGTCGATCGGCCGCGGATGCGGATGCGCAGATCGATCGCTGCGGTGATCACCGCGAGTCCCAAATAGTCCTGATGTTCGCCGAACAGACAAATGCGCCCCGGCGCCGAGACGGTTACCGTCTTTGCCATTTCTTTATCCTTAAAATCAAAACATGTCGCGAGGCAAACATTTTTGCCATTGCAACCATTTTTCCGCCTGCATTCTGGTCATTCAAGCCGCAGCCGATATGCCGATTTCACGCCTTTTTCAAGTCGGGTGATCCGTTAATTCATCCTGCACAATGCCTTTATTTCATCTCCAGTTTTCCCCAGGTACGAACGAGAAAGACGGCGGCGACCAACGAGACAGCCAGGGAAAGGAGCGCAGCAGCGAATTTTCCATAGAGCAAGTAGCCCGTACCGAATACGGCGCCGTAAACGGCGAAACACCCGGCAATCATGCAGAGCAGACCGAGCGGCAGATCGCCCGGTGTGGCTTTCTGCGGCACCGGATTGCCCTCCTTCTCCAGCTTCCGCAAAAAGGCATCCCACCCGATGCCGCCGGGACGCACCAGCGTGTAAAAGCTGCGCAGTTTGTCCTGCGCCGCGGGCGGGGTGAGCAGCGTCACCAGGAGCCAGGCGGCTGTGGTAATCCCTACGCCGATGATCAGGTTGATGTGCGAAGGCAGCGGCGCAAAACCGAGCCGGACGTGAATGATTTCCAGGTAAAGAGCCACTAAAAAGGAGACGATCATGCCGGTAATTTCGGTAAAGGCATTTATTCGCCACCAGAACCACCGCAGGATGTAAATGAGTCCGGTTCCGGCTCCGATCTGCAGCAAAATATGAAACGCCTGCAGAGCATTCGACAACAGCAGCGCGACGGCGCCGGCGAGCAGCATCAGCAAAAGGGTAGCGATTCGACCGACAGTCACCAGTTCCTTCTCTGATGCTGCCGGTTTGACAAAACGCTTATAGAAATCGTTGACGATGTAGGATGATCCCCAATTGAGATGCGAGGCCATGGTGGACATGTAGGCGGCAAGCAAAGAAGCGACGACAATACCGAGCAGTCCGCGCGGCAGGAAGGTCAGCATGGCCGGATAAGCCAGATCGTTCTTGATGATCGCCGCATTGATATGCGGAAAGCGCTGCGCCAATGCCATCAAGTCCGGGAAAACAATTAGAGAAGCCAAGGCAACGATAATCCAGGGCCAAGGCCGCAAAGCGTAATGGGCAATATTGAAAAGAAGCGTGGCGCCCATGGCATTTTTTTCATCCTTGGCGGAGAGCATGCGCTGCACCAAATAGCCGCCGCCGCCCGGTTCGGCGCCGGGATACCAAACGCTCCACCACTGCACCGCGAGCGGGATGATCAGCACGGAAAGCAATTGCGTCGAATCGTTAAAATCAGGCAGCAAATGCATATTGGCGACCACGCGGGGATGAGAAAAAAGATTGGCCAGGCCGTTTACCTCCGGCAAGCCGACGGCTACGACGGCCGCCATGATCGCGCCGAACATGGCAAAACTGAAAAGAAAAAAATCCGTCATCAGCACCGAGCGCAGACCGCCGAGTATGGTGTAGACGCCGGTAATCAGCAGGGCGACTGCTATCGTCTGAAAAGGTGTAAGATTCAGCAGCGCGCCGCCGATTTTGATTGCCGCCAGGGAGACCGTAGCCATGATCATGACGTTGAAAAACACGCCGAGATAGAGCGAGCGAAAGCCGCGCAGGAAAGCCGCCGACTTGCCGCTGTAACGGATTTCATAGAACTCGATGTCGGTCATGACTTTCGAGCGCCGCCAAAGCTTGGCGTAGACGAAAACGGTCAGCATGCCGGTCAATAGAAAAGCCCACCACAGCCAATTGCCGCAGACGCCATGGGTTCGCACCAGATCGGTCACCAGGTTGGGCGTGTCGGTGGAGAATGTTGTGGCAACCATGGACACGCCGAGCAACCACCACGGCATGTTGCGTCCCGATAAAAAGAATTCGGTGGAGCTGCTGCCGGCTTTTCGTGAAGCCAGCAGTCCAATGACCAAAATTGCGGCAAAGAAAAGCGCGACAATAGCCCAATCCAATGTCCCGAGCAGCATGTATCAGTCCCTCATCAAGATCAGATTTTGAAAAAGATCTGCCGTTTATACAGCCACCAGCACAAATACCACTCCACCGCCAACGCCGCCAGAGCATTGAAGACGGCTATCGTCGGTTCTGATAATCCGATAAAGCCGAAAAGGCCGCCGCTAAAAATGGCGACAAAACCGTTAAACCACTGGCTGCCGACGGTTTGCGAAAAGAGATAGATGAAAATAGAGTTCATGCCGACCACGGCAAAAAACAGCACGCCGCGCTTGAACCCCCGCACGTCAACGAGCCAATAAAAGAGCGCGAGCGTAAGGAGACACCATCCGCCGGAAGCAAAAACGAACGAAGTAGTTGCGGTGCGCTTGATGATCGGCGTAATTCCGGCAACGTCAAGACCATACCCGACCAAGAGGCTGACGACTCCAAAGACGATCAGCGGCTGCAGTTTTTTTCTTGCTGATCTGTTGCTGCGCAACAGCTTCCCTGCCAGAACACCCCAAATCGTGTGCGCTGCCGTCGGCAGAGCGTTAATCGCAATCCAATGATCATGGTTCAACTTGCCCATCAGCACCAGGTCCATATAGGAGCCGAAATTGTGATCCGGCGTAAATGGCTGATCGAATCCGGGTACCCAAAAGATTCGGTAGAGAAATTCGGAAAGACCGAGCATGCCCAAGGAAATGATAAGCTGCGTGCGCGCCGGCAAATGATAGATTAGGTAGGCAACGAGAATCGTAAAAGAAAGCTGCGTCAGCACGTTCCACAGCTCCCAAACGAGTCGGCGATTATAGCCGCAATGAAGCATCACGCCGAGGAAAAAAAGGGTAATGCATCGGGTAATAATGTGTCGAGTCGTTTCAGCACGACTTTGTCCTTGAGCCCATCGTCGTTCTAAAGAAAAGACCATAGCCACACCGACGATGAACATGAAAAACGGCTGGATGAGATCCCAAAACCGCAGACCGTTCCAGGGGTGATGAAAGAATTGCTGCACAATCCCGGCGGCAAACGCGCCTTTCGGAACGGCCTCGTGCAGCGCCTCGTACAGCCCCGTCCCTTCGGCAACAAGCAAAAACATAGTGAGACCGCGGAACAGATCCAAGGAAAGCAACCGCTGAGATTTCATACCTCTTCCCTTTCGCAATAAAATTGAGAGGCGGCAAAGCAAACCAGTTTGTCAAAGATAGAAAGATTTTACCGAGAAACAACAAATTGTTGCCGCAAAGTAAAAGGCGGCCGATTACAACTTTCGACCGCCCGAGGATTGCTTAACGTAGGAGAAGGAGCTTTACGGATTGTGAAAATTCTCGGCTTTGGCCTACAAACATGCGGGCATAATAAACGCCGCTTGCAGCCGGAGATCCTACTTCGGTAAGGCCGTCCCATTGCACTTGATGTCGACCGCCCGATTGTTCACCCTGCCGCAGCACGCGGATGCACTCTCCGCGGGTGTTGTAAATGCCGAGAAACACGTTTGCCGTCCGCTTCAGCTCGTAAACTATATTGACAGAGGGATTGAATGGATTGGGAAAAGCGGGTAACAGCGTAAAATCCTGCGGCAACACCAAGTCGCTTCTTCCGAGAGTCTCGGAAAGCTTGAGCACATTTTCATCCATCCAGCGAATGCGCCGCTCGATCCAGTACTTGAGATAATTCGTCTCATCCCGATAGGTGCGAAATGTATAAAAGATGTTCGGCATCGGCCAAAAGCCTTCTCCCGGCTTTCCCGGACCGGGCCAGACGGCAAAGTTTCGCGCCTGCGCCTCGTTCAGCGTGTCGGCGACGGCATCGATATAAGCATGAATCCGCGCCACGTCATAAACGCTCGAACGCAGTTCGTACCAACGCTGCTTGATGCGGTGATTGAACTTGGGGTCCTGAAACAGCTTTTGCCACCAAAAAGGTACCGGAAAGTCTTCTCCGGTATTCCGCAGCAGCTCTTCGAGCATCCAGCCGTCCGTGTCTTCGCCGTCATAGTAATTGGCCAGGCCGAAAGCAAGATTGTAATCCCAAATCGGCCCCATATACAAGCGCGGATCTTTGCTGTCGCGATCTTTGTACATAAAAGTAGACAAGCGATAGCAGTCGACGTTTTTGCTGACTTCGGAGATAATAAAAAAGTCGACGAACGAATCGACATTGATCCATTTCGGATAGCCTGTTTGCGGATCATTATATTTGCTGCCGTACATCATGTCTTCGAAAGTATTGACGTAGCTGCGCAGATAGGCCTTTTGAGCTGTCGTGATTTTCTCAGAGGAAGGGTAGTGGTATTGATAATAAACGCGTCGGTTGGCGCCGTTTACCGGTCGGTACTTGGAGAAAAAACCGTCGCGCTGCGCGCCGTCCTCTTTATCGATTTTAAAGATGTAGCCGCCGGTTAGGGCATCGCCCGAAACAGCTGTGGAATCTGCCTTTGAGATGTTGACTCGCCATTTGTCGCGCTTGATCTTTTCCATTAGAATGTAGACGCCTTTGTATTCTCCATTGAGAAACAGCTCGCAAAATCGCGTGCGACTGGCATACCATCCCATGCGCCGATAAAAGTCATAAGCCAGAACATTGCGCATAAATGAACGATCAATAAAGGGAGCATTGAGAATCCAATCGGTCTCTTTGGGCAGCCCCATCAAAGAGACGGCCGTGTCGACGTTTACAGCGCTCCAGGTTTCGACGGCATACTGTTTTTTCGACCATGACTGAGAGCTCGAGCCGCGCGTTTCGATGCCGATGAGGCCGTTATAGTCGTTAAAAGGCTCATCCAGTTTGTGCAGACTGCCGACGCCGTGATAGATGATTCCCATGCGTGCCGGTATTTTCGGCTCATCCGGAATCCATCTGCCGCCGGTATCGATATACACCAACGGCAAAATAGAAACGGTAAAATCAGTAAAGGGATTCTCCGTGGAAACTAATTCCACATTGAAAATAAAATCCGAACTGGAAATACTGTTGTTCAAAGCATGTATGGCCAGCAGATTTTCCCCTGCCCGCAAGGAATTCTTAAAACTTGAAATGTTAAACGTCTCGGGACCTGTAGCTTCGTGATCTCCGGATGCCGCCGCATTCCATGTCAATGATGCAGGTGCATTTGCTTCCGCCGCCTTTTCACCGTTTAAAAAAACGACAAAGCCGTCGTCGTACCAGACGTTCAGATTGATGGTTCCGAGCCTGGTCAGTTTTTCTTCAGTCAAAGTGAATTTAAGACGAATATAACAACTGGTATTGGGCGAAGTGCCGCTCTGATGCATGTCCTGACGCGTGTCCAAGCTGATCCACTGCTCGTAACCGCTGCCGGTCTCATACCCGACGCCGCCCGGACTGCCGCTGCAGCGCCGCCATCCCGTCTGGTCATAGCTCAGCTTGCTGCGCCACGTCAATCCTATATCGCTTTTGGGAACCGAAACCCACTTTTCCGCGCTTGCCGGAACCAAAACCTGAATCGTTTGCGCATGGAGCGAACTCCAACACAAAACAAACAAGCCCTGCACAAAGCGACGAAAATTTTTCATCTCATTCTCCGATTTATGAATTTCCATTAAATTATTGTTCGGAATCGGATAAAAGTTCCGCCTTAATCAATCTCTTGTTGAATGAGCTTGACTCTAAAAGATGCCTTCAGAAAAAAAACGGTCGAAATCAGCTATGCTTTTGAAAAAATTCGATTCCAATTGAACGATGCAGCAAACATCCGCCGCCGTGATTTAACTGCTTTTCGGCGACTTTTTTATTGTCGACTTTTCGATAGAGGTTTTTGCGGTTGAAAAATATTGGATTGGTGCGCGCTTGTGCAGGCAAGTCAATCATAATTTTACTAGGCCGAATCGGAAAGTCTAATCGTCGGAGCTTTTTATGTCAAGACCGCGGCCGATGCTTGAACAATCCTTCTGTTAACAAACACAGTGCTGATTCAGGTCAACCGTTAAATGCCGATCTTTTCATAATCCTTTTCACCAGTCAATCTCCAAACCGCACTGTTTAAAAGGATAAGGCTCAATCCCCCCGATCAAAAGTCAACACCGATTTTGATTCTTGAAGAAAAAGTGCCC
This window of the candidate division KSB1 bacterium genome carries:
- a CDS encoding sodium:solute symporter family protein translates to MNLILLSTIVIIYLFIVGYLAYIGYRRTQNAADYMVAGRSIHPYVMALSYGATFISTSAIVGFGGAAAVYGMGLLYLTFLNIFMGIFVAFVFFGKRTRIMGLNLNAHTFPEFLGLRFQSKSLQGMAGLLIFIGMPLYAAVVLMGGAQFIAQVLQVDYNIALFFFTVIIAVYVVMGGLKGVMYTDAFQGTLMFLGMFFLLVLTYSKLGGLVTANQKLTALAPEAIKLFGAKGHTGWTSFPTFGSEYWWTLVSSLIMGVGIGVLAQPQLVVRFMTVKSNRELNRAVLVGGVFILMMTGVAFVVGALTNVYFYEHPAFGKVSFLAAEKAVDNIIPLYISHAMPQWFTALFMVTLLSAAMSTLSSQFHVMGTAIGRDVYEKWANGKGNTLIINKTGILICILLSLFLAWGLPLFFEGGTAIIARGTTIFFGLCAAAFLPMFVGALYSRKIKRAAALACFWVGFLSSFFWLFFVHTKVSQPLLLCKALFGVDSLAMGSKWAVVDPLFISLPLSTLATFIGQLFGKPMPEAHVRTCFDQIK
- a CDS encoding glycosyltransferase family 4 protein; its protein translation is MRILLLVKRFDFGGAENHVCDLANGLAQAGHHVWVAGQRGRQVSHLNSVVQFVDLPLSDWTLLWRLFFFCRFLRTQKIDLIHAHQRLAIRLAGLAGMLTHIPVVATVHGRTRHDLGNWFFRRLPQRVIFVSKQVLKRATRFSCLAEKSVYIPNGLNSNRQGTFCKDRILYISRIDRRHGKLLAIIIRDVMPALLVDHPQLTFEIFGDGKGLSLLKKTAEELNRRLGRLFVRLHGFQPEPQMILEGSLVMGVGRAAMKGLASGLPVLSINRKHLGPLITCANYPILKDSNFVDVSGTKPTPRTLLLRLREALSKLDKLAEERILLQQSVLQDFDPAAVIRRTEQLYQEVLVTACSAVTLGRCRAADVPSMRRA
- a CDS encoding Gfo/Idh/MocA family oxidoreductase — its product is MEHRYELLDRRNFLRFGAAGLGVAAAASLIPSGIALAGKPKFFTAPPLPKVRIGFVGVGGMGTAHVLNLVRIRGAEIRAVCDLFPERVERAQRIVESAGFPKPDGYSDGEWDFKNLCARDDIDLVYTATPWEWHVPVCLEAMKNGKHAATEVPAAVTLKECRQLVEASEKNQRYCIMMENCCYDREEMMILNMVRQGVLGELLHAECGYLHDLRALKFDFESKGEALWRTAHSIKRNGNLYPTHGLGPVAQCMNINRGDQFDYLVSVSCLSRGLNLYAAKKFGPDSEWAKKSYALGDVNTSIIKTKLGRTIIVIHDTSTPRPYSRINMVQGTRGIVQKWPNRIYIEDIIPLDECEDLEKYYPQYEHPLWSAKAEEARGAGHGGMDYIEDYRLIQCLLKGEPPDMDVYDAAAWSAVAPLSELSVANGSRPVEFPDFTRGAWKERPPLGIVQG
- a CDS encoding GHMP kinase encodes the protein MAKTVTVSAPGRICLFGEHQDYLGLAVITAAIDLRIRIRGRSTSDRKIRLHLPDLNEYACFDLIYPFHYTEERDYFKSTLNILQREGAELPFGVEALVRGRIPINSGTSSSSALVVAWTAFLLAMMRDPRAGDPLTIARLAHRAEVVEFREPGGQMDHFASAFGGLLFIDFGSETPPQRLPAKLGAFVLGDSREPKDTKGILARVKGGVMDALRILGKSAGQVTLEDVERNAARLSTEQQQLLRAQIVDRELTLEAYRLLSTPEVDHRRFGEMLTAHHEQLRDGLRISTPKIDRMLDAARKAGAYGGKINGSGGGGCMFAYAPENTPKVAEAVAEQGGRAYIVRIAEGVRIEEMVE
- a CDS encoding Na+:solute symporter, which produces MLLGTLDWAIVALFFAAILVIGLLASRKAGSSSTEFFLSGRNMPWWLLGVSMVATTFSTDTPNLVTDLVRTHGVCGNWLWWAFLLTGMLTVFVYAKLWRRSKVMTDIEFYEIRYSGKSAAFLRGFRSLYLGVFFNVMIMATVSLAAIKIGGALLNLTPFQTIAVALLITGVYTILGGLRSVLMTDFFLFSFAMFGAIMAAVVAVGLPEVNGLANLFSHPRVVANMHLLPDFNDSTQLLSVLIIPLAVQWWSVWYPGAEPGGGGYLVQRMLSAKDEKNAMGATLLFNIAHYALRPWPWIIVALASLIVFPDLMALAQRFPHINAAIIKNDLAYPAMLTFLPRGLLGIVVASLLAAYMSTMASHLNWGSSYIVNDFYKRFVKPAASEKELVTVGRIATLLLMLLAGAVALLLSNALQAFHILLQIGAGTGLIYILRWFWWRINAFTEITGMIVSFLVALYLEIIHVRLGFAPLPSHINLIIGVGITTAAWLLVTLLTPPAAQDKLRSFYTLVRPGGIGWDAFLRKLEKEGNPVPQKATPGDLPLGLLCMIAGCFAVYGAVFGTGYLLYGKFAAALLSLAVSLVAAVFLVRTWGKLEMK
- a CDS encoding DUF5009 domain-containing protein, whose amino-acid sequence is MKSQRLLSLDLFRGLTMFLLVAEGTGLYEALHEAVPKGAFAAGIVQQFFHHPWNGLRFWDLIQPFFMFIVGVAMVFSLERRWAQGQSRAETTRHIITRCITLFFLGVMLHCGYNRRLVWELWNVLTQLSFTILVAYLIYHLPARTQLIISLGMLGLSEFLYRIFWVPGFDQPFTPDHNFGSYMDLVLMGKLNHDHWIAINALPTAAHTIWGVLAGKLLRSNRSARKKLQPLIVFGVVSLLVGYGLDVAGITPIIKRTATTSFVFASGGWCLLTLALFYWLVDVRGFKRGVLFFAVVGMNSIFIYLFSQTVGSQWFNGFVAIFSGGLFGFIGLSEPTIAVFNALAALAVEWYLCWWLYKRQIFFKI
- a CDS encoding CotH kinase family protein, producing MKNFRRFVQGLFVLCWSSLHAQTIQVLVPASAEKWVSVPKSDIGLTWRSKLSYDQTGWRRCSGSPGGVGYETGSGYEQWISLDTRQDMHQSGTSPNTSCYIRLKFTLTEEKLTRLGTINLNVWYDDGFVVFLNGEKAAEANAPASLTWNAAASGDHEATGPETFNISSFKNSLRAGENLLAIHALNNSISSSDFIFNVELVSTENPFTDFTVSILPLVYIDTGGRWIPDEPKIPARMGIIYHGVGSLHKLDEPFNDYNGLIGIETRGSSSQSWSKKQYAVETWSAVNVDTAVSLMGLPKETDWILNAPFIDRSFMRNVLAYDFYRRMGWYASRTRFCELFLNGEYKGVYILMEKIKRDKWRVNISKADSTAVSGDALTGGYIFKIDKEDGAQRDGFFSKYRPVNGANRRVYYQYHYPSSEKITTAQKAYLRSYVNTFEDMMYGSKYNDPQTGYPKWINVDSFVDFFIISEVSKNVDCYRLSTFMYKDRDSKDPRLYMGPIWDYNLAFGLANYYDGEDTDGWMLEELLRNTGEDFPVPFWWQKLFQDPKFNHRIKQRWYELRSSVYDVARIHAYIDAVADTLNEAQARNFAVWPGPGKPGEGFWPMPNIFYTFRTYRDETNYLKYWIERRIRWMDENVLKLSETLGRSDLVLPQDFTLLPAFPNPFNPSVNIVYELKRTANVFLGIYNTRGECIRVLRQGEQSGGRHQVQWDGLTEVGSPAASGVYYARMFVGQSREFSQSVKLLLLR